The Oscillatoria sp. FACHB-1407 genome includes a region encoding these proteins:
- a CDS encoding RNA-binding S4 domain-containing protein, with product MNISTSTTSIKLDQFLKWVGVAPTGGQAKLLIQSGEVQVNGAVETRRGRQLVTGDRVSVMGEIFEVTLDQVQN from the coding sequence TTGAATATATCTACATCCACTACCAGTATTAAGCTCGACCAATTTTTGAAGTGGGTTGGGGTAGCTCCAACTGGAGGTCAAGCAAAACTTCTCATTCAGTCGGGAGAAGTGCAGGTGAACGGTGCAGTAGAGACGCGACGAGGTCGCCAGTTAGTCACGGGCGATCGCGTTTCGGTTATGGGTGAAATCTTTGAAGTGACACTTGACCAGGTTCAGAATTAA
- a CDS encoding DUF6679 family protein, whose protein sequence is MLHRKIYQLCCDGREVWIFLRDQQRWIERARILDIEGDLVTVRYETEEDDEICSWEEMIRLESIGSVMQKLATVPRGDVEPLVSEDCPEAEQIRNHRPDSNPE, encoded by the coding sequence ATGCTACACCGCAAGATCTATCAACTCTGTTGTGATGGGCGCGAAGTCTGGATCTTCTTGCGGGATCAACAACGCTGGATTGAACGCGCTCGCATACTAGATATTGAAGGTGATCTCGTGACAGTCCGTTATGAAACGGAGGAAGATGACGAAATCTGTTCGTGGGAAGAGATGATTCGTCTGGAGAGCATTGGATCAGTTATGCAGAAGCTAGCAACCGTACCACGCGGCGATGTTGAACCCCTCGTGTCAGAAGATTGCCCGGAAGCAGAACAAATTCGGAATCACCGCCCTGACTCCAACCCCGAATAA
- a CDS encoding creatininase family protein has product MLLHLSTWIEVEDYLTRSQGLIIPIGSTEQHGPTGLIGTDAICAEAIARGVGDVTHALVAPTINVGMALHHTAFPGSVSLRPSTLILVISDYLTCWVRSGFSKFFFINGHGGNISTLKAAFAETYAVLADRNIANADQVQCRLANWFTCSSVYKLAKELYAHEEGSHATPSEVAVTQYLYPDAIKQATLASEVASGHPTYGAIDFRRRYPDGRMGSNPALATPEHGKQFYDLAVQELSHAYLEFLNQT; this is encoded by the coding sequence ATGTTGTTGCATCTCAGTACATGGATTGAGGTTGAGGATTACTTAACTCGATCTCAGGGATTGATCATTCCCATCGGCTCTACAGAGCAGCATGGTCCTACTGGGCTAATTGGCACAGACGCCATTTGTGCTGAGGCGATCGCTCGCGGTGTTGGCGACGTCACCCATGCCCTGGTTGCCCCTACCATCAATGTCGGTATGGCACTCCACCATACTGCGTTTCCCGGCAGCGTTAGCCTCCGCCCCAGTACGCTGATTCTGGTCATTTCCGATTACCTGACCTGTTGGGTGCGATCGGGGTTTAGCAAGTTCTTTTTCATCAACGGGCATGGTGGCAATATCTCAACCTTGAAAGCAGCTTTTGCAGAAACCTATGCCGTACTCGCCGATCGCAACATTGCCAATGCAGATCAGGTGCAATGCCGTTTGGCAAATTGGTTTACCTGTAGCTCCGTTTATAAATTGGCAAAAGAGCTATATGCCCATGAGGAGGGCTCCCACGCCACTCCCAGTGAGGTAGCCGTGACTCAATATCTTTATCCAGATGCTATTAAACAAGCAACTCTCGCTTCTGAAGTCGCTTCTGGGCATCCTACCTATGGGGCGATCGATTTTCGTCGCCGCTACCCGGATGGACGCATGGGGTCAAACCCTGCATTAGCAACTCCTGAACATGGCAAACAGTTTTATGACCTTGCCGTTCAGGAACTGAGCCATGCCTATTTGGAGTTTTTAAACCAGACATGA
- a CDS encoding class I SAM-dependent methyltransferase translates to MKPIWNPQLVYDRYFSSGTYTARYPVYNQRSLDVILSYTQNVNYVLDFGCGEGRYTLPILQHTSASVIACDISTHAIAHLKQKLSACPVHWSDRTTLIEGEVHQITGQVQLDVVIAMFGVLSHIAGQKNRIELLQTLRHLLHANGKGVLIISVPNARRRFFGEQMRHRLFREYYASGSMASEPGDIVYSRTFKNQETYEMYYHLYTVTSLKHELQEAGFQIKTTMAESVFAESTVTRNPLFHDLDKNLTAVAPACLGYGILAIATT, encoded by the coding sequence ATGAAACCTATCTGGAACCCACAACTCGTGTATGACCGCTATTTCAGTAGCGGGACTTATACGGCACGATATCCCGTCTACAACCAACGAAGCCTCGATGTTATTCTCAGCTACACTCAAAACGTAAACTATGTGCTGGATTTTGGCTGCGGTGAGGGGCGTTATACCCTGCCAATTTTGCAACATACTTCCGCTTCTGTTATTGCCTGCGACATTTCCACTCATGCGATCGCCCATCTCAAACAAAAACTGAGTGCTTGCCCTGTGCATTGGAGCGATCGCACCACGTTAATTGAAGGCGAGGTTCATCAAATTACAGGTCAAGTCCAGTTAGATGTAGTGATTGCCATGTTTGGGGTGCTTTCCCACATTGCCGGACAAAAAAACCGGATTGAGTTGCTACAAACCCTACGACACCTGCTCCATGCCAACGGCAAAGGCGTGTTGATCATCAGTGTGCCAAATGCGCGTCGTCGTTTTTTTGGTGAGCAGATGAGACATCGGTTGTTTCGGGAGTATTATGCCTCTGGCTCAATGGCGAGTGAACCTGGGGATATCGTCTATAGCCGTACGTTTAAGAATCAGGAAACCTATGAGATGTATTACCACCTGTATACTGTCACTTCTCTCAAGCATGAGCTACAGGAAGCGGGGTTTCAAATTAAAACGACGATGGCTGAAAGCGTGTTTGCAGAGTCAACTGTTACTCGGAATCCTCTCTTTCACGACCTTGACAAAAATTTAACCGCTGTTGCGCCTGCTTGTTTAGGTTATGGAATTTTGGCGATCGCCACAACCTGA
- a CDS encoding SulP family inorganic anion transporter — MNRLKFYDLLPNMFAGAISGLVTLIYSISYAALVFSGDLAEYLPLGISCALISGTINAFWVALNSSLPFTIAGPDSNASAILSLMAAAIATSMISSSNTTDLVFPTVWLAIALSTVITGLCLFTLGRLRLGSFIRFIPYPVIGGFLAGVGWLLTQGSFTVMTGKSLDMTHLPALFDSSLLLHWLPGVFLAFTLQVILRRYKNPVLLPGITLLAIAGFYLLLRVVGISTDQARSQGLLFEALSSGGLWHPSNVMALMQVNLSFIGDQLGSLMTLIAVVAITILLCASGIELATQTDVDLDKELRTAGVANIMTGLLGGMAGYLSISRSLLNYKAGATNRFAGVFAATLCATFLIFGVSFLAYLPKVIFGGLLLYVGLSLLIEWVYQSWFDLSRLDYILVIIILLIVANFGFLEGVGFGVIIACLLFVLNYSKLRVIKNALSGVSFHSNFERSFHQKRLLREKGEELYILRLQGYIFFGTANTLLEHVRSRINNATLPKISFLVIDFQLTGGLDSSSVISFIKMRRLAKQSGITLVLTDLSADIAGKLLQSHVIDAVGDEEKPDAVTRTFPDLDHGVEWCENQILRRGTFRRKRFVPLAMQLEEVFPLPNKTTKFLNRLEKLKVQPGYCLYRQGDLSEAIYFVESGQISILQKLDNGEEVRVGTASEGTVIGEVGFYKGSVHPVSAIADESCSLYRLSREALTQLEQEEPQLASACHQFIAKLLAERVAQADERSRVLLE, encoded by the coding sequence ATGAATCGTTTAAAGTTCTATGATCTTTTGCCAAACATGTTTGCTGGGGCGATCTCAGGGCTAGTCACGTTGATTTATAGCATTTCCTATGCGGCTTTAGTATTTTCTGGTGATTTGGCAGAGTATCTCCCCCTTGGTATCAGTTGTGCTCTCATCAGTGGCACGATTAATGCTTTTTGGGTAGCTCTCAATAGTTCTCTACCCTTTACCATCGCGGGACCTGATTCAAATGCATCCGCAATTTTATCGTTGATGGCAGCGGCGATCGCCACCAGTATGATTTCGTCGTCTAACACCACAGATCTAGTCTTCCCAACTGTCTGGCTTGCGATCGCACTTAGCACAGTAATTACAGGATTGTGTCTTTTCACACTAGGGCGGCTTCGCCTGGGTAGCTTCATTCGCTTTATTCCTTATCCAGTGATTGGTGGGTTTTTAGCTGGAGTGGGTTGGTTACTGACTCAAGGCTCCTTTACCGTTATGACTGGTAAATCGCTGGATATGACCCATTTGCCAGCTTTATTTGACTCTTCACTGTTACTTCACTGGCTACCGGGTGTATTTCTAGCATTCACATTACAAGTTATCTTGCGTCGTTATAAAAATCCTGTTTTGTTACCGGGCATCACCCTGTTAGCGATCGCGGGGTTTTATCTACTGCTGCGAGTGGTTGGCATCTCTACCGACCAGGCTCGAAGTCAAGGGTTGTTATTCGAGGCGTTGTCGAGTGGCGGATTGTGGCACCCATCCAATGTGATGGCTCTGATGCAAGTTAATCTGTCGTTCATTGGCGACCAACTGGGGAGTTTGATGACCCTAATTGCTGTGGTTGCAATCACCATCCTGCTTTGTGCATCTGGAATTGAGCTAGCCACTCAGACCGATGTGGATTTAGATAAAGAACTCCGTACTGCCGGGGTAGCCAATATTATGACGGGGTTGCTCGGTGGAATGGCAGGCTATTTGTCAATCAGTCGTAGTCTCCTCAATTATAAAGCGGGTGCTACAAATCGTTTTGCAGGTGTTTTTGCCGCTACATTATGTGCAACATTTCTTATCTTTGGAGTATCATTTTTGGCATATTTGCCAAAAGTAATCTTTGGAGGATTGCTGTTATATGTGGGGTTATCGCTGTTAATTGAATGGGTATATCAATCCTGGTTTGACTTGTCTCGCCTGGATTATATTTTGGTGATCATTATCCTTCTCATCGTTGCCAATTTTGGGTTTTTAGAAGGAGTTGGTTTTGGAGTTATTATTGCCTGTCTTTTATTTGTATTGAACTATAGTAAGCTTCGAGTCATTAAAAACGCCCTTTCTGGTGTTAGCTTCCATAGTAATTTTGAGCGATCATTCCATCAGAAAAGATTGCTTCGAGAAAAAGGGGAAGAACTCTATATCCTACGATTGCAGGGTTACATCTTCTTTGGCACTGCTAACACCTTGTTAGAACATGTGCGAAGCCGTATTAATAATGCAACCCTGCCTAAGATCAGCTTTCTGGTCATTGACTTTCAATTAACCGGAGGATTAGATTCCTCGTCGGTCATCAGTTTTATTAAGATGAGGCGGTTAGCAAAGCAGTCTGGCATTACGCTTGTCTTGACGGATTTGTCGGCTGACATTGCAGGAAAACTCTTGCAAAGCCATGTAATTGATGCCGTTGGTGATGAAGAGAAACCAGATGCTGTCACTCGTACTTTTCCTGATTTAGATCACGGGGTTGAGTGGTGTGAAAACCAGATTTTAAGACGAGGCACTTTTCGTCGCAAACGCTTTGTTCCTCTGGCAATGCAGTTAGAAGAAGTTTTCCCCCTCCCTAACAAAACCACTAAATTCTTGAACCGTCTGGAAAAGCTCAAGGTTCAACCAGGATACTGCTTGTACCGTCAGGGAGACTTATCTGAAGCGATTTATTTTGTTGAGTCGGGACAAATTTCGATCTTGCAGAAGTTAGACAACGGAGAGGAGGTTCGCGTAGGAACCGCGAGTGAAGGCACGGTGATTGGTGAGGTAGGCTTTTACAAAGGGTCAGTACACCCAGTATCGGCGATCGCTGATGAATCCTGTAGCTTATATCGTCTGTCCCGCGAAGCATTGACCCAACTAGAACAGGAGGAACCACAGCTTGCCTCTGCTTGCCATCAGTTCATCGCCAAGCTTTTAGCTGAACGAGTTGCTCAAGCAGATGAGCGTAGCCGTGTCTTATTGGAGTAG
- a CDS encoding cache domain-containing protein: MQLDPPSYKQRRTLSLKAKLAGAILITVSATAAIVHFPWMWASSRNINSIVDQLNEAITRQTSREVGNIFSNVRSAQVLIQSTFLSGSVDLNDEDAREEFYLNVLEANPNFTWVQFGYPNGNYLGLQRRQDGRINIINRQYNPEVDQATKIVESYERVGQNLRLISTETTPEKYYAPQRPWYQAAMRSRGQQAWTDVYVFATGRIPGIDSATTLEDQGELLGVISIAFDLKQIATFLTHLQGDRPGAIFIVNSRGELIAFTDPTELGYTLTGQDTAELTTISGSQNRYLRFAYQTLQTNQVPLNQLTSRFSDIYYDPETGERFYISIAPLDHLDWSVGTVIPESNYLTEINRNKRVLFFVVSGFIVVAAGTAMFLTDRFIARPVMNVAKAAADIEAEKFEIDSLDQVAKQDDELGQLARVFQAMAREVYAREQRLKQTVQELRIEIDEVKRKKQVNEIVESDFFQDLQAKARLARNRLGSSSRREIEDIIKPESLDSDNL; encoded by the coding sequence ATGCAGCTAGACCCTCCTTCCTACAAACAACGCAGGACGTTAAGCCTTAAAGCAAAATTAGCAGGTGCCATCCTGATAACGGTCAGTGCCACGGCTGCGATCGTCCATTTTCCCTGGATGTGGGCTTCAAGCAGAAACATTAATAGTATTGTGGATCAACTGAATGAGGCGATTACACGGCAAACGTCTCGCGAGGTGGGCAACATTTTTAGCAATGTTCGATCGGCTCAAGTCTTGATCCAATCAACGTTTCTAAGTGGATCGGTTGACTTAAATGATGAAGATGCCCGAGAAGAGTTTTATCTCAATGTTTTAGAAGCAAATCCAAATTTTACCTGGGTACAGTTTGGCTATCCTAATGGCAATTATTTAGGCTTACAACGTAGGCAAGACGGCAGAATCAACATTATCAATCGACAATATAACCCCGAAGTAGACCAGGCTACCAAAATTGTTGAATCCTATGAACGGGTGGGTCAGAATCTGCGGTTGATTAGCACTGAAACAACACCAGAAAAATATTACGCCCCCCAGCGACCCTGGTATCAAGCTGCTATGAGATCCAGAGGGCAGCAAGCCTGGACGGATGTTTATGTATTTGCTACAGGCAGGATTCCGGGGATTGACTCAGCCACCACCCTGGAAGACCAGGGGGAGCTACTAGGGGTCATTAGCATTGCCTTTGACCTGAAACAGATTGCTACTTTTTTGACGCACCTCCAAGGCGATCGCCCCGGTGCTATTTTTATTGTTAACTCCCGTGGAGAGTTAATTGCCTTTACCGATCCAACTGAGTTGGGATATACCCTCACTGGGCAAGACACCGCAGAATTGACGACTATTTCGGGATCCCAAAATCGCTATTTAAGATTTGCCTACCAGACCCTACAAACCAATCAAGTCCCTCTGAACCAACTAACCTCCCGCTTTAGCGACATTTATTATGACCCCGAAACAGGGGAACGATTTTATATTTCGATCGCCCCTCTCGATCATCTAGATTGGTCAGTCGGTACAGTTATTCCTGAGTCAAACTATTTAACAGAAATCAATCGCAACAAAAGAGTTTTATTTTTTGTTGTGTCAGGTTTCATTGTGGTGGCAGCAGGTACAGCGATGTTTTTAACTGACCGCTTTATCGCTCGCCCCGTTATGAATGTTGCTAAGGCAGCCGCCGATATTGAAGCTGAGAAATTTGAAATAGATAGTCTTGATCAAGTTGCCAAACAAGATGATGAATTAGGGCAACTTGCTCGAGTGTTTCAGGCCATGGCGCGTGAGGTTTACGCCCGTGAACAACGATTAAAGCAAACCGTCCAGGAATTACGAATTGAAATTGACGAGGTCAAGCGTAAAAAGCAGGTCAACGAAATTGTTGAATCTGATTTCTTTCAAGATTTACAAGCAAAAGCTCGGCTAGCTCGCAATCGTTTAGGTAGCTCTTCACGACGCGAAATTGAGGATATTATCAAGCCTGAGTCGCTTGATTCTGACAATCTTTAA
- a CDS encoding phage holin family protein → MVGTLLTLVATALSLLVVDLVVPGVNIANFPAAIIAAIVVGLLNSSIRPVLSTMSLPFNIASFGAFSLVVNGFCFWLASLFVPGFSVRGFLAFILGPVILSFVNTFLNSYFAEKNPQLNTGTTSTEIKPEV, encoded by the coding sequence ATGGTTGGAACTCTGTTGACGCTAGTTGCAACAGCACTCAGCTTATTAGTGGTGGATTTAGTGGTTCCAGGAGTCAATATCGCTAACTTCCCCGCTGCAATTATCGCGGCTATTGTAGTTGGTTTGCTTAACTCTTCGATCCGCCCTGTTCTCTCTACGATGTCACTGCCCTTTAACATTGCCAGCTTTGGTGCGTTTTCATTGGTAGTTAACGGATTTTGCTTCTGGTTAGCCTCTCTGTTTGTTCCCGGATTTAGTGTCAGAGGATTCTTGGCATTCATTTTAGGTCCAGTCATCCTGTCCTTTGTAAATACGTTCCTGAATAGCTACTTTGCTGAGAAGAATCCTCAACTCAACACTGGAACGACTTCTACCGAAATCAAACCTGAAGTTTAG
- a CDS encoding YqaE/Pmp3 family membrane protein, which produces MKILRILLGILVPPLGVFLTYGIGTPLLINIVLTLLGWLPGSIHAVWAIAKHYELNHQEGLF; this is translated from the coding sequence ATGAAAATCCTGCGAATTCTTCTGGGCATTTTGGTGCCTCCTTTAGGAGTTTTTCTAACTTACGGTATCGGAACGCCTCTATTAATCAACATCGTTCTAACTCTTTTAGGTTGGCTTCCCGGCAGCATCCACGCAGTTTGGGCGATCGCCAAGCATTACGAACTGAACCATCAAGAAGGTCTTTTCTAA
- a CDS encoding ATP-dependent Zn protease — MSQTSLNLTAITIFSFVLLSLVGPLVHLSPTVPAIAAFGLLGLATVDTLGWQGKGATLLLDWLANFSPEHRDRVLHHEAGHFLTAHLLNLPITGYTLSAWDAFRQGQPGQGGVVVDSQELDAELEQGRLSDQLIDRYCTVWMAGIAAEQLTYGNVEGGNGDRQTLRILWSQLRRSPTEAELKERWGILQAKTLIQSHQPTYEKLVQAMRENTPVEECRQLIEHSLETA; from the coding sequence GTGAGTCAAACTAGTCTCAATTTGACGGCGATTACTATTTTTTCCTTTGTGCTATTAAGCCTGGTAGGGCCGCTGGTACATCTGTCGCCAACGGTACCTGCGATCGCCGCTTTTGGGTTGTTGGGTCTGGCAACGGTTGACACGCTGGGTTGGCAGGGAAAAGGGGCAACGTTGCTGTTGGATTGGTTGGCAAACTTTTCACCAGAACATCGCGATCGCGTCCTGCACCACGAAGCAGGACACTTCCTCACCGCCCATCTCCTCAATCTGCCGATTACGGGCTACACCCTCAGCGCGTGGGATGCCTTCCGCCAGGGACAACCCGGACAGGGTGGCGTGGTTGTAGATTCTCAAGAACTTGATGCTGAATTGGAGCAGGGCAGGCTATCTGACCAACTGATCGATCGCTACTGCACCGTCTGGATGGCAGGCATTGCCGCTGAACAATTAACCTACGGCAACGTTGAAGGCGGGAATGGCGATCGCCAAACGCTGCGAATCCTGTGGTCACAATTGCGGCGATCGCCCACCGAAGCTGAACTTAAGGAACGGTGGGGAATTTTGCAAGCCAAAACACTGATTCAATCCCACCAACCGACCTACGAAAAATTAGTGCAGGCTATGCGAGAAAACACTCCCGTTGAAGAGTGCCGTCAGTTGATTGAACACAGTTTGGAAACCGCCTGA
- a CDS encoding M15 family metallopeptidase: MSNADLSGETPKLSTPPLDDIPEALRETANPKPPLPSRRQRFWLWAMVGLAIALLLSFLVRTWLTSAPSATVATANESGLQPALIKAGIPLTTPSLLGHLPYEEAPPDTLEAITADGRVRLRRLAAEQFTAMAAAASSEGVVLVPLSGFRSVVDQERVFFEHRQQGERPTERAEVSAPPGYSEHHTGYAIDIVDGTRSETDLEVSFETTPAFRWLEQNAARFDFELSFPQNNPQGLSYEPWHWRFVGDRTSLETFYKARTLFPSPGDAARESN, encoded by the coding sequence GTGAGCAACGCCGATCTTTCTGGAGAAACACCGAAACTGTCAACTCCCCCTCTGGATGACATTCCGGAGGCACTCCGCGAGACAGCTAACCCCAAACCTCCTCTCCCGTCGAGACGACAACGGTTTTGGCTTTGGGCAATGGTGGGGTTGGCGATCGCCCTGCTCTTGAGCTTCCTTGTAAGAACCTGGCTGACCTCTGCCCCGTCTGCCACGGTGGCAACCGCCAATGAGTCAGGTTTACAACCCGCGTTGATCAAGGCAGGCATTCCCCTGACGACTCCATCCTTATTAGGGCACCTGCCCTACGAAGAGGCTCCCCCTGACACGCTGGAGGCGATCACTGCCGATGGTCGGGTAAGATTGCGCCGCCTAGCCGCAGAGCAGTTTACAGCGATGGCCGCCGCCGCTAGTAGTGAGGGTGTGGTGCTCGTTCCCCTATCTGGGTTTCGCTCAGTGGTCGATCAAGAGCGCGTGTTTTTTGAACACCGCCAACAAGGAGAACGCCCCACTGAACGGGCGGAGGTTAGTGCTCCTCCAGGTTACAGTGAACATCACACGGGTTATGCCATTGATATTGTCGATGGCACCCGCTCTGAAACCGACTTAGAAGTCAGCTTTGAAACCACTCCAGCGTTTCGTTGGCTAGAGCAAAATGCCGCACGCTTTGACTTTGAGCTGTCTTTTCCTCAAAATAATCCTCAGGGGTTAAGTTATGAACCCTGGCATTGGCGATTTGTGGGCGATCGCACCAGTCTAGAAACCTTTTACAAAGCGAGAACCCTGTTTCCATCTCCGGGAGATGCTGCACGTGAGTCAAACTAG
- a CDS encoding AEC family transporter: MSTLGFNLIKLYVPLVTWVGLGILLGRALPQTVPLYLGKFLFWIGVPISIVTFLRQADLSGSVWVAPAVAWTAMLTCATLAWGWIQLQRYFKRRHQQRPRLGSAEPISQKNQPSGWLNQLTPWLQADWSRPAQGSFLLAAMVGNTGYLGYPVTLALVGPQYFAWALFYDTLGSTLGAYGLGVAIAARFGMSTQNHWRLLQAMISNPGLWSFFVGLGFRSVALPSAVEQGLRVAAWGVIALSLLLLGMRLSQLTSWRNVQRASLSLGIKMLIVPLLLGIGLSYLGITGAPQLVIVLQMAMPPAFATLVIAEAYDLDRDLTVTALAIGSLGLLTLLPLWLWLFAT, encoded by the coding sequence ATGTCTACTTTAGGATTTAATCTCATCAAGCTATATGTGCCCCTGGTGACATGGGTTGGTTTGGGAATTTTATTAGGGCGCGCGTTGCCTCAGACCGTTCCCCTCTATCTGGGTAAGTTTTTATTTTGGATTGGCGTTCCTATCAGCATTGTCACGTTTTTGCGGCAAGCGGATTTGTCTGGCTCTGTTTGGGTTGCTCCCGCCGTTGCCTGGACTGCCATGCTCACCTGCGCGACTTTAGCCTGGGGGTGGATTCAACTGCAACGTTATTTCAAACGACGACATCAACAACGTCCCCGACTGGGCAGTGCAGAGCCGATTTCCCAAAAGAACCAGCCATCTGGCTGGCTCAATCAGCTCACTCCATGGCTGCAAGCCGATTGGAGTAGACCTGCTCAGGGTAGCTTTTTATTAGCCGCGATGGTAGGCAACACAGGCTACCTGGGCTATCCGGTCACACTTGCTTTGGTGGGACCACAATATTTCGCCTGGGCATTATTTTATGACACCTTAGGTAGCACGCTGGGAGCGTATGGGTTAGGGGTGGCGATCGCCGCACGATTTGGGATGAGCACTCAAAACCACTGGCGATTGTTGCAGGCAATGATTAGCAACCCCGGCTTGTGGAGTTTCTTTGTAGGGTTGGGGTTCCGCTCGGTCGCGTTGCCCTCTGCCGTAGAACAAGGGCTGAGAGTCGCCGCCTGGGGAGTGATTGCCCTATCGTTGCTGTTGTTAGGGATGCGGCTGAGCCAGTTGACCTCCTGGCGCAATGTGCAACGTGCCTCCCTGAGCCTGGGCATCAAGATGTTGATCGTGCCCCTGTTGCTGGGAATTGGCTTGTCCTATCTGGGCATTACAGGCGCACCACAGCTTGTGATCGTGCTGCAAATGGCAATGCCACCCGCCTTTGCGACACTGGTAATTGCAGAGGCATACGACCTTGATCGGGATCTCACCGTCACCGCGCTAGCGATTGGGTCACTGGGTTTATTGACCTTGCTGCCTCTTTGGTTGTGGCTCTTTGCAACTTAA
- a CDS encoding HAD family hydrolase: MVQAIPSLLALDFDGVICDGLIEYFQTAWQAYCRIWQPANPTPPEGLAEQFYRLRPVVETGWEMPVVLRSLLLGVSEAEILENWGAIAQAQIAADHLTPAQLSAAVDGYRDEWIAADLENWLSQHRFYPGMGDRLRNFLTSAVQVVIITTKEGRFVRQLLQLEQIDLPESHIFGKEQKQPKAETLRHLLQAEPNAHIWFIEDRLKTLQSIKPQPDLTPVQLFLADWGYNTRGDREVASQDDRIKLLSLEQFSQDFTHW, translated from the coding sequence ATGGTGCAAGCAATCCCCAGTCTGTTAGCCCTCGATTTTGACGGGGTGATTTGTGATGGTCTGATCGAATACTTCCAAACGGCGTGGCAAGCCTATTGTCGTATCTGGCAACCAGCCAACCCTACACCGCCAGAGGGGTTAGCCGAGCAGTTCTATCGCTTGCGTCCAGTGGTCGAGACGGGGTGGGAGATGCCTGTGGTGTTGCGATCGCTTCTGTTGGGAGTTTCTGAGGCAGAGATTTTAGAGAATTGGGGGGCGATCGCGCAGGCACAAATTGCCGCAGATCACCTGACTCCTGCCCAACTTAGTGCAGCGGTGGATGGTTACCGAGATGAGTGGATCGCGGCAGACCTGGAAAATTGGTTGAGTCAACATCGCTTTTATCCGGGGATGGGCGATCGCCTGCGAAACTTCCTTACCTCAGCCGTTCAGGTCGTCATCATCACCACCAAAGAAGGTCGCTTTGTCCGCCAACTTTTGCAGCTAGAACAGATTGACCTGCCGGAGTCTCACATCTTTGGCAAGGAGCAAAAACAGCCCAAAGCTGAAACCTTGCGCCATTTGTTGCAAGCCGAGCCTAACGCTCATATCTGGTTTATCGAAGATCGACTCAAAACATTGCAATCGATCAAACCGCAACCGGATCTAACCCCTGTCCAGTTGTTTTTAGCAGATTGGGGTTACAACACAAGGGGCGATCGCGAGGTTGCCAGCCAGGATGATCGCATTAAATTACTCTCGCTAGAGCAATTTTCACAAGATTTTACCCACTGGTAA
- the cobM gene encoding precorrin-4 C(11)-methyltransferase — protein sequence MKTLAETQQQASAALAPAVYIVGAGPGDPDLLTIKAQKLLAQADVILFADSLVPKPLLQMVRPDAEVIGTANKTLEEILPLMIERVRSHQSVVRLHSGDPSLYSAIHEQIQALASAEIPFEVIPGISAFQAAAARLQVELTVPELVQTIILTRISGRTQVPPSEELASLAAHRASLCLYLSARHVESAQAALMEHYDPDTPVAVCFRIGWSDEKIWVVPLSEMATVTERENLIRTTLYVISPALTAAKARSRLYNPEHSHLFRRSQG from the coding sequence ATGAAAACACTGGCTGAAACTCAACAGCAGGCATCTGCTGCGCTCGCTCCGGCAGTTTACATTGTCGGAGCAGGACCGGGTGATCCGGATCTGTTGACGATCAAAGCGCAAAAGCTGTTGGCTCAGGCGGATGTGATTTTGTTTGCCGATTCGCTGGTGCCCAAACCCTTGTTGCAGATGGTGCGCCCAGATGCGGAGGTGATCGGTACTGCTAACAAAACGCTAGAGGAGATTTTGCCGTTGATGATTGAGCGGGTGCGATCGCACCAGTCGGTCGTGCGGCTTCATTCGGGTGACCCCAGCCTCTACAGTGCCATTCATGAACAGATTCAAGCATTGGCGAGTGCTGAGATTCCCTTTGAGGTGATTCCCGGCATCAGTGCCTTTCAGGCGGCAGCGGCGCGGCTCCAGGTCGAGTTAACCGTGCCAGAGTTGGTGCAAACGATTATCCTGACGCGCATTAGCGGTCGGACTCAAGTCCCTCCAAGTGAGGAGTTAGCCTCGTTAGCGGCGCATCGTGCCAGTCTGTGTCTCTATCTCAGTGCTCGTCATGTAGAGTCGGCGCAAGCAGCCTTGATGGAGCACTATGACCCGGATACCCCCGTTGCAGTTTGTTTTCGCATTGGCTGGTCAGACGAGAAAATTTGGGTTGTGCCACTGAGTGAGATGGCAACCGTGACCGAGCGAGAAAACTTGATTCGGACGACATTATATGTAATTAGTCCTGCCCTAACCGCTGCAAAAGCCCGATCGCGCCTCTATAATCCCGAACATTCCCATCTGTTTCGGCGATCGCAAGGATAA